Proteins from a genomic interval of Corynebacterium freiburgense:
- the brnQ gene encoding branched-chain amino acid transport system II carrier protein, which produces MGQKSTAAKTSLASAITVATLMLFSMFFGAGNLIFPPILGASAGEGFTLAIIGFLLAGVALPVVSTIAVAVTGNDIIDLARRGGPIFGVVFPVLVYLAIGAFYALPRTAVVSFSTAVTPITGWDSTEAAVIFSALFFGASLALAFDPSNLVDKLGKYLTPMLLILLVALVVLSVLYLDGKPMQATEEYADHPLSAGLIQGYFTMDSLAALAFGIVVVSSLRHKGITDSKLLVRGVSYAAIGAGALLMVIYLGLGYIGHIIPNPSKYSDGAVLLTDAAQLTMGTPGLIVFGLIVLLACLTTSVGLIGATSEFFNRLVPKISYRNWAILFSIISFGVSIKGLKAVLSIAGPIIGFLYPIAITLVFISLIEPLFRRKLRYTFVFGLFTAVVWAGLMSLNSLGIASGFIETLIGWSPMHDQDLGWALPAAAAIALGIGVDTAVMPAHKTPAESPTESQPLAQESAPKVSNTTS; this is translated from the coding sequence ATGGGCCAAAAATCCACGGCTGCCAAGACCTCTCTTGCGTCGGCCATCACAGTGGCAACTCTCATGCTCTTCTCTATGTTTTTCGGAGCAGGTAACTTAATTTTCCCTCCAATTCTCGGCGCTAGTGCTGGCGAAGGCTTTACATTAGCAATTATCGGCTTCCTTCTTGCTGGTGTTGCTCTTCCTGTGGTTTCCACGATCGCGGTCGCAGTCACAGGCAACGACATTATCGATCTCGCCCGAAGGGGTGGACCTATATTTGGTGTCGTATTCCCCGTATTGGTGTATCTTGCAATCGGCGCATTTTATGCACTTCCCCGTACCGCAGTGGTAAGTTTTTCTACTGCGGTAACGCCGATTACGGGCTGGGATTCAACCGAAGCAGCGGTTATTTTTTCAGCACTATTCTTCGGCGCCTCTCTCGCCCTAGCGTTTGATCCTTCGAATCTTGTAGATAAATTAGGCAAATATCTCACCCCAATGCTGCTTATTCTTTTAGTAGCATTGGTTGTACTCTCGGTATTGTATTTAGATGGCAAACCAATGCAAGCAACCGAAGAATATGCGGATCACCCATTAAGCGCTGGATTAATCCAGGGCTACTTCACAATGGATTCTCTCGCTGCCTTGGCATTCGGAATTGTTGTTGTGTCTTCCTTACGTCATAAGGGAATTACGGACAGCAAACTTCTTGTACGCGGTGTATCATATGCAGCCATTGGGGCGGGCGCCCTACTTATGGTGATCTACCTCGGGCTTGGATATATTGGGCACATCATTCCAAACCCGAGTAAGTACTCTGACGGCGCGGTATTGCTTACCGACGCCGCCCAACTCACTATGGGCACCCCAGGCTTAATCGTGTTCGGGCTTATTGTGCTTCTCGCTTGCCTTACCACTTCTGTTGGACTTATCGGCGCTACCAGCGAGTTCTTTAATCGTCTGGTACCAAAAATCAGTTATCGGAATTGGGCAATTCTATTTTCAATTATTTCATTCGGCGTTTCCATTAAAGGGCTCAAAGCCGTCCTCAGTATCGCCGGACCGATTATCGGATTCCTATATCCGATTGCAATTACCCTGGTATTCATTAGCCTGATCGAGCCACTATTCCGCCGTAAACTACGCTACACATTTGTATTCGGCCTCTTTACAGCGGTAGTTTGGGCTGGTCTTATGAGTTTGAATTCTCTTGGTATTGCAAGTGGCTTTATCGAAACTTTGATCGGTTGGTCGCCAATGCATGATCAAGATCTCGGCTGGGCGCTTCCAGCAGCAGCCGCTATCGCATTAGGCATTGGCGTGGATACAGCCGTAATGCCAGCACATAAAACTCCTGCCGAGTCCCCTACCGAATCACAACCGCTTGCCCAGGAAAGCGCCCCGAAAGTTTCGAATACTACATCGTAG
- a CDS encoding D-isomer specific 2-hydroxyacid dehydrogenase family protein has protein sequence MKVYIGFGSYPQVEEALRSEGAHIVDSLEAADIFVFTQVPVRPFPKLPENIQWVQLPFAGINAYFRDGHITPDRRWSNASGIYGKQVAESAMALLLSLKHCIPHMVRTDSWPKDLSVDESTSMLLGTRTAVVGMGGIGKALEKILPVFDSEVVPVGRNDRLIDVAGEVDHIILCCPLTEETKHMVNTEIFAAMKPSSLLINVARGEVVDTEALVAALNSGQIAGAGLDVTDPEPLPDGHPLWGRSNVVITPHTANTLHTMDAFLAPVVAENYRRFIRGERMLTEVDPSRGY, from the coding sequence ATGAAGGTATATATAGGTTTTGGTTCGTACCCCCAAGTGGAGGAGGCGCTTCGGAGCGAAGGCGCACATATTGTTGATTCACTTGAAGCTGCAGATATTTTTGTATTTACCCAGGTACCCGTACGTCCGTTCCCAAAGCTCCCGGAAAATATTCAGTGGGTACAGCTCCCATTTGCAGGTATTAATGCGTACTTTCGAGATGGACATATTACCCCCGATCGACGTTGGTCAAATGCATCTGGGATTTACGGGAAGCAAGTTGCTGAATCAGCAATGGCATTATTGCTTTCCTTAAAACACTGCATCCCTCATATGGTGAGGACAGACTCCTGGCCGAAAGATTTAAGTGTTGATGAATCCACAAGCATGCTCCTCGGTACGCGCACGGCTGTTGTTGGTATGGGAGGTATCGGAAAGGCCTTGGAAAAAATCCTTCCTGTGTTCGATTCCGAAGTTGTTCCTGTAGGAAGAAATGATCGCCTTATCGACGTTGCAGGCGAGGTTGACCATATAATTCTATGTTGCCCGCTTACTGAAGAAACCAAACATATGGTGAATACCGAGATTTTTGCGGCTATGAAACCTTCTTCACTGCTCATTAATGTTGCTCGCGGGGAAGTTGTAGACACTGAAGCGCTTGTTGCAGCATTAAATAGCGGGCAGATCGCTGGAGCTGGTCTGGACGTAACAGATCCAGAACCCCTGCCAGACGGACATCCACTATGGGGTCGGAGCAATGTGGTTATTACCCCACATACAGCAAATACCCTGCACACCATGGATGCATTTTTGGCGCCAGTAGTTGCGGAAAACTACCGGCGGTTTATTAGGGGTGAACGTATGCTTACTGAAGTTGATCCGTCTCGTGGATACTAG
- a CDS encoding ABC transporter permease: MRTSGIIGAIIVSTVVFGALLSLVWTPYDPVHVIPEDRLQGSSLEHFLGTDRYGRDVFSQILAGSRITLLVGLVAVGIGAGLGIPLGVIAGMKRGLIDQFIMRGADMLLAFPALLLAIISGAAFGASTISAMVAIGIAASPSFARVARSGTLQVMSRDYIAAAKLSGRSPIPHILPNIAGVLTVQASVAFALAILAEAALSFLGLGTPPPDPSWGRMLQSAQASLGSEPMLAVWPGLTIAITVLGFNLLGDGLRDLIDPKTRRAA, from the coding sequence ATGCGCACTAGTGGCATTATCGGAGCAATTATTGTTTCCACAGTTGTATTTGGCGCTCTCCTTTCATTGGTTTGGACGCCATACGATCCCGTACACGTTATCCCCGAAGACCGTCTGCAGGGTAGCTCACTCGAACATTTCCTTGGGACAGACCGCTACGGACGAGACGTCTTTTCCCAAATCCTGGCAGGCTCCCGAATCACTCTTCTTGTAGGCCTTGTTGCCGTGGGTATTGGCGCTGGTTTAGGTATCCCACTCGGCGTGATCGCCGGCATGAAACGTGGTCTTATCGACCAATTTATTATGCGCGGTGCCGATATGCTGTTAGCATTTCCGGCACTTCTACTTGCAATTATCTCCGGCGCCGCCTTTGGCGCTTCCACAATCTCTGCAATGGTTGCAATTGGTATTGCAGCTTCTCCGAGCTTCGCTCGTGTTGCGCGCTCCGGCACCCTGCAAGTTATGAGCCGTGATTATATCGCCGCAGCCAAGCTTTCTGGACGTTCCCCAATTCCACACATCCTTCCGAATATCGCTGGTGTGCTTACCGTGCAAGCTTCCGTCGCCTTTGCACTAGCAATCCTTGCGGAAGCCGCCTTGAGCTTCCTCGGCCTTGGCACCCCTCCCCCAGATCCATCATGGGGCCGCATGCTCCAAAGCGCCCAAGCTTCACTGGGCTCCGAACCTATGCTCGCCGTTTGGCCGGGCCTTACGATCGCAATAACCGTTCTTGGTTTCAACCTTCTTGGTGATGGTCTCCGCGACCTTATTGACCCAAAAACTAGGAGGGCCGCATGA
- a CDS encoding ABC transporter substrate-binding protein, giving the protein MGKFQAPNATLSVIAAATVTATLSACSAGSTAARVGRIADENTVVVAVAAAPASLDFTKTSGAAIPQALMGNVYEGLVKINDEGEVEPLLATDWEVSSDRLTYTFHLQKGVTFSNGSPFNAETAKFSIDRVRSEEWTNGLKKQMDVVSETRVVDPHTLEVTLTRPSNRWLWSMGTFIGAMMSPDGVSELATNPIGTGPYTIDQWAVGQSLSFAARSDYWGNKPANNGAAIRYFSDAIGATNALRSGDVDVVYSMQSPELLQTLDSYQVKEGTTNGEVLLSMNNRREPFNDVRVRQAVLYAIDRQAVIDTAWAGKGIDTGGVPVPPSDPWYEESDRYPFNPDKARELIKEAGAEGKRIVLSVPSLPYATAASEIVVSQLRDVGLDVVIESTEFPAVWLSKVHKAHDYDMSIIMHIEARDIPTLFGNPDYYLGFDSETVRQALELADSDSPDNQVTHMRRAVDGIMEEAGAATLFNYPNIVVSSPNVDGVRANLVAEGLQLSTLRKEQ; this is encoded by the coding sequence ATGGGTAAATTTCAGGCCCCAAATGCCACGCTTTCAGTGATTGCTGCTGCCACGGTTACGGCAACGCTTAGCGCCTGCTCCGCAGGTTCTACAGCTGCGCGTGTAGGCCGCATTGCAGACGAAAATACGGTCGTTGTTGCCGTCGCCGCTGCTCCTGCGTCTTTGGATTTCACCAAAACTTCTGGCGCAGCAATCCCACAAGCTCTTATGGGAAATGTGTACGAAGGCCTCGTAAAAATTAACGACGAAGGCGAAGTTGAACCTCTCCTAGCCACCGATTGGGAGGTCTCCTCCGATCGGCTCACCTATACGTTCCACCTACAAAAAGGAGTAACTTTTTCCAACGGTTCTCCCTTTAATGCAGAAACCGCTAAGTTCTCCATCGACCGCGTTCGCTCAGAAGAGTGGACAAATGGCCTGAAGAAACAAATGGATGTGGTATCCGAAACTCGCGTAGTTGACCCACATACTTTAGAGGTAACGCTCACTCGGCCAAGCAACCGCTGGTTGTGGTCTATGGGAACGTTTATTGGGGCAATGATGAGCCCTGATGGCGTCTCCGAGTTAGCCACGAATCCAATTGGTACCGGACCGTACACAATTGATCAATGGGCAGTTGGGCAATCCCTTTCCTTTGCTGCCCGATCAGATTATTGGGGTAATAAGCCTGCAAATAATGGAGCCGCGATTCGCTATTTCAGTGATGCAATCGGGGCAACAAATGCACTTCGCTCGGGTGATGTTGATGTTGTGTATTCCATGCAATCACCGGAATTGTTGCAAACATTAGACAGTTATCAGGTTAAAGAAGGCACGACCAATGGTGAAGTGCTACTGAGCATGAATAACCGGCGCGAACCATTTAACGACGTCCGCGTCCGCCAGGCAGTGCTGTACGCTATCGATCGTCAAGCCGTTATTGATACCGCATGGGCTGGCAAAGGAATTGATACTGGCGGTGTTCCAGTTCCGCCATCCGATCCTTGGTACGAGGAATCTGACCGCTACCCATTTAACCCGGATAAAGCTCGTGAGCTTATTAAAGAAGCCGGCGCCGAAGGCAAGCGAATTGTATTATCTGTACCTTCGCTGCCTTATGCCACCGCAGCGTCCGAAATTGTCGTTTCTCAATTACGCGATGTAGGGCTTGATGTGGTAATTGAATCCACCGAATTCCCCGCCGTTTGGCTTTCCAAAGTACATAAGGCCCACGACTACGATATGTCAATCATTATGCATATCGAGGCACGCGATATTCCTACACTTTTTGGCAACCCTGATTATTATTTAGGTTTTGATTCTGAAACCGTTCGCCAGGCACTTGAGTTAGCGGATTCTGATTCCCCCGATAACCAAGTCACACATATGCGACGTGCCGTTGACGGCATTATGGAAGAAGCAGGCGCAGCGACACTCTTTAATTACCCGAATATTGTAGTTTCTTCCCCAAATGTTGATGGGGTTCGAGCCAATCTTGTGGCCGAAGGATTACAGCTGTCTACATTACGGAAGGAACAATAG
- a CDS encoding ABC transporter permease, whose translation MAGVLRIFTRFAVTLFIASIIIFILLRVAPGDPAEIALGIHADNEALAKTRQTFGLDQSLFTQYITWIGGLLSGNFGVSLTNKLDITPLLIDRLQVSLILVASSMALALLIAIPMGTWAAMRHRHFDGAFITAFSQVGIAIPSFLAGILLVSAFAVNLGWLPANGWVPPAHSTKEFLARLVLPTISLAAVQGAMMTRYVRASVLEIIHEDFMRTARATGLSKIGAMLRHGLRNAALPVITVTGVQLTALVVGAVVVEKVFVIPGLGTMLLDAVVNRDLITIQTVVMVLVFLTLLANLIVDLVSNFIDPRIGKE comes from the coding sequence ATGGCCGGTGTTCTCCGTATTTTTACACGTTTCGCCGTCACACTATTTATTGCAAGTATCATTATTTTTATTTTGCTGCGCGTAGCTCCTGGCGATCCCGCAGAAATCGCGCTTGGCATTCACGCCGATAATGAAGCTCTTGCAAAAACCCGCCAAACTTTTGGTCTCGATCAATCGCTGTTCACCCAATACATCACTTGGATTGGCGGCTTATTAAGTGGCAATTTTGGGGTTTCACTGACCAATAAATTGGACATCACTCCCCTACTTATTGATCGCCTTCAAGTCAGTCTAATTTTGGTTGCATCGAGTATGGCACTAGCACTCTTAATAGCAATTCCTATGGGCACTTGGGCCGCCATGCGTCACCGCCATTTCGACGGCGCGTTTATTACTGCTTTTAGCCAGGTAGGCATTGCTATCCCTAGTTTCCTCGCTGGTATCCTGCTGGTTTCCGCTTTCGCAGTGAATCTTGGTTGGCTTCCTGCTAATGGTTGGGTCCCGCCTGCGCATTCGACTAAAGAGTTTTTAGCTCGCTTAGTTCTGCCAACTATTTCACTGGCCGCTGTACAAGGTGCCATGATGACCCGCTATGTTCGCGCATCTGTCCTCGAAATCATCCATGAAGACTTTATGCGTACAGCTCGTGCCACCGGCCTTTCTAAAATTGGCGCAATGCTCCGCCACGGTTTACGAAACGCCGCCCTCCCTGTTATTACCGTTACCGGCGTTCAACTCACAGCACTAGTTGTAGGTGCTGTCGTTGTTGAAAAAGTTTTTGTTATTCCGGGCTTGGGCACAATGCTTCTCGACGCCGTGGTCAACCGCGACCTTATCACCATCCAAACGGTGGTCATGGTGCTGGTGTTCCTTACCCTGTTGGCCAATCTTATCGTTGACCTCGTATCTAATTTTATCGATCCCCGTATTGGAAAGGAGTAG
- a CDS encoding MalY/PatB family protein: MRFPNMKELQARGTLKWTKYPADVLPMWVAESDFGTCPEVKQALFDAVEREAFGYPPASDGLADALVTFSQQRYGWAPKPEHVFPIPDVVRGVCLAVEHLTRPGSAVIVPTPSYMPFLELTGATKRETMFIDAYHGIDLNDIEQCLQRGAGSIVLVSPYNPLGFAFEKDYLVKLAELVARYDARIIADEIHAPLVFGTHNIPVASVSDTAAEVTITVTATSKAWNVAGLKCAQMVFSNPKDVQAWERIHPILREGVSTIGLIAAEACYRAHQEFLDKQIDVLVNNRDTLITELPKILPGVRTTVPNATYLMWIDFRETPIADNPAAHILQRCGVALNEGTTFGPGGEGHARLNFACTPEVLAEGLSRLANAY; this comes from the coding sequence ATGCGTTTTCCAAATATGAAAGAACTCCAAGCACGCGGCACTCTCAAATGGACCAAATATCCAGCCGATGTCCTTCCCATGTGGGTTGCCGAAAGTGATTTCGGCACCTGCCCCGAAGTAAAACAAGCGCTTTTCGACGCCGTCGAGCGCGAGGCTTTTGGTTACCCCCCGGCCTCCGACGGATTAGCTGACGCATTAGTTACTTTTTCCCAGCAACGGTACGGTTGGGCACCCAAACCAGAGCATGTTTTTCCGATTCCTGATGTTGTTCGGGGAGTGTGTCTCGCGGTGGAACATCTCACCAGACCGGGTAGCGCTGTTATCGTACCAACCCCTTCATATATGCCATTTTTGGAACTTACGGGCGCGACCAAACGTGAAACAATGTTTATCGACGCCTACCATGGCATCGATCTCAATGATATTGAGCAATGTCTCCAACGCGGCGCTGGCAGTATCGTTTTAGTCAGCCCCTACAATCCGCTAGGTTTCGCTTTTGAAAAGGACTACTTAGTCAAGCTGGCGGAACTTGTAGCCCGATATGACGCTCGGATTATTGCGGATGAAATTCATGCACCTTTAGTTTTTGGCACCCACAATATTCCAGTTGCATCTGTTTCAGACACCGCCGCTGAAGTCACCATCACTGTGACCGCAACATCCAAAGCTTGGAATGTCGCAGGATTGAAATGTGCTCAAATGGTCTTTTCAAACCCGAAGGACGTCCAAGCCTGGGAACGCATTCACCCTATCCTTCGCGAAGGCGTTTCAACCATAGGTCTCATTGCTGCTGAAGCTTGCTATCGAGCCCATCAGGAATTTTTGGACAAACAAATCGACGTTCTCGTGAATAATCGAGACACTCTGATTACCGAGCTACCAAAAATCCTTCCAGGCGTTCGCACAACCGTACCAAACGCAACATACCTAATGTGGATCGATTTCCGGGAAACCCCCATCGCCGACAACCCCGCGGCCCATATCCTGCAGCGCTGCGGAGTTGCCTTAAACGAAGGCACGACTTTCGGTCCAGGCGGTGAAGGTCACGCACGGTTAAACTTTGCTTGTACTCCAGAAGTCTTGGCGGAGGGCCTTAGCAGGCTCGCAAATGCGTACTAG